A window of Gammaproteobacteria bacterium contains these coding sequences:
- the maf gene encoding septum formation inhibitor Maf: MRRPRLILASASPRRAALLRQLGIDFDVMPANVDETPRAGEAVRHYVARLAFDKSQAVLRAAPPGLPVLGADTAVDLDGAVLGKPANRDEALMMLAGLSGRAHRVFSAVTISTIERHSQRLAITRVRFREISAAERETYWATGEPQGKAGAYAIQGMAAVFITTLHGSYSGVMGLPLFETGQLMRDFGIEVLGPWLAWRCRAAAQTEREI, translated from the coding sequence ATGCGCAGGCCGCGGTTGATCCTCGCTTCCGCGTCGCCCCGGCGCGCGGCCCTGCTGCGACAGTTGGGTATCGATTTCGACGTTATGCCGGCGAACGTTGACGAGACCCCTCGCGCGGGCGAAGCTGTACGACACTACGTCGCGCGTCTGGCTTTTGATAAATCACAGGCCGTTTTGCGCGCCGCGCCGCCGGGTCTGCCGGTGCTGGGTGCGGATACCGCGGTCGATCTGGACGGCGCCGTGCTGGGCAAGCCCGCAAACAGGGACGAGGCACTAATGATGCTGGCGGGATTGTCGGGCCGCGCGCACCGGGTGTTCAGCGCGGTGACGATAAGCACTATTGAGCGACATTCACAGCGGCTCGCCATTACGCGCGTGCGCTTTCGCGAAATCAGCGCGGCCGAGCGCGAGACGTATTGGGCGACGGGCGAGCCGCAGGGCAAGGCGGGCGCTTACGCAATTCAGGGCATGGCCGCGGTTTTCATAACCACGCTGCACGGCAGTTATTCCGGCGTAATGGGATTGCCGCTGTTCGAGACCGGCCAGTTGATGCGCGACTTCGGTATTGAAGTCTTGGGACCCTGGCTGGCATGGCGTTGTCGCGCGGCTGCGCAAACGGAGCGTGAGATATGA
- the rng gene encoding ribonuclease G, which produces MSEEILINVTPQETRIAIVENGVLQEIWIERSRKRGLVGNIYKGRVCRVMPGMDAAFVDIGLEKAAFLHASDVGVVVEEMTEGVLATQRESIGQLLHEDQQLLVQVVKDQLGTKGARLTTYLTIPSRYLVSAPGAIATGISSKIEDDDERLRLKTILERLVAQGGRPCGYIVRTAADGATEEALGRDMQFLDKLWASITETAERAAPGTAVYADLPLALRTLRDMAGYEVEKVRIDSRETFHKVNEFIDSLMPEMAGMVEHYPGERPIFDLYGVEDEIQKALERKVQLKSGGYLIIDQTEAMTTIDVNTGGFVGHRNLEETIFKTNLEATQAIARQLRLRNLGGIIIIDFIDMTQEDHKRQVMRALEKSLERDHAKSHVSEVSPLGLVAMTRKRTRESLERVLCGTCGTCGGRGTLKTAETVCFELFREILRDARQFEANELLVLAAQEVVDMLLDEESTSLAELEEFIGKPIKFQVEQLYTQEQFDVVPM; this is translated from the coding sequence ATGAGCGAAGAGATCCTTATCAACGTCACGCCGCAGGAAACGCGCATCGCCATCGTCGAAAACGGTGTGCTACAGGAAATCTGGATCGAGCGCAGCCGCAAGCGTGGTCTGGTCGGCAATATCTACAAGGGCAGGGTCTGCCGCGTGATGCCGGGCATGGATGCCGCGTTCGTGGACATCGGGCTGGAAAAGGCGGCGTTTCTGCACGCCTCCGATGTGGGTGTGGTGGTCGAGGAGATGACCGAAGGCGTGCTGGCGACGCAGCGCGAATCCATCGGCCAGTTGCTGCACGAAGACCAGCAGTTGCTCGTGCAGGTGGTCAAGGATCAGCTAGGCACCAAAGGCGCGCGGCTGACCACCTACCTGACCATCCCTTCGCGTTATCTGGTGTCCGCGCCGGGCGCAATCGCCACCGGAATTTCGTCCAAGATCGAAGACGACGACGAGCGCCTGCGGCTTAAAACTATCCTGGAGCGGCTGGTGGCGCAAGGCGGTCGTCCCTGCGGATACATCGTGCGCACCGCCGCGGACGGCGCGACCGAAGAAGCGCTGGGCCGGGATATGCAATTTCTCGATAAGTTGTGGGCGAGTATCACCGAAACCGCCGAGCGCGCGGCCCCCGGTACGGCGGTGTATGCCGATCTGCCACTGGCGCTGCGAACCTTGCGGGACATGGCGGGTTACGAGGTGGAGAAAGTGCGCATCGATTCGCGCGAAACGTTCCATAAAGTCAACGAATTCATCGATTCACTGATGCCCGAGATGGCAGGCATGGTCGAGCACTATCCCGGCGAGCGCCCGATCTTCGATTTGTACGGTGTCGAAGACGAGATACAAAAAGCGCTGGAACGCAAGGTGCAACTCAAATCCGGCGGCTATCTGATCATCGATCAGACCGAGGCCATGACCACCATCGACGTGAACACGGGCGGATTCGTCGGTCACCGGAATCTGGAAGAGACGATCTTCAAGACCAACCTCGAAGCCACGCAAGCGATCGCGCGTCAGTTGCGGCTGCGCAATCTGGGCGGCATTATCATCATCGATTTCATTGACATGACGCAGGAGGATCACAAGCGCCAGGTGATGCGTGCGCTGGAGAAAAGTCTGGAACGGGATCACGCTAAAAGCCACGTCAGCGAAGTGTCGCCGCTGGGGCTGGTGGCCATGACCCGCAAGCGCACCCGCGAAAGCCTGGAACGCGTCCTGTGCGGCACCTGCGGCACCTGCGGCGGGCGCGGCACCTTAAAGACCGCGGAAACGGTGTGCTTCGAGCTGTTTCGCGAGATTCTGCGCGACGCCCGCCAGTTCGAAGCCAATGAATTGCTGGTGCTGGCGGCCCAGGAAGTCGTGGACATGTTGCTGGACGAGGAATCGACCAGTCTGGCGGAACTCGAGGAATTTATCGGCAAGCCGATCAAATTTCAGGTCGAACAGCTATATACTCAGGAGCAGTTCGATGTCGTTCCGATGTAG
- a CDS encoding TIGR02099 family protein — protein sequence MKALPARCLAAVLWLALLLTLVFAGIRLATPWLAGQRATIEKLASGALDRSVSIGAIDAAWGGLELNVRLRDVKVKNASGRVLLSFDEARATPDLMHSLVRRRLALVGLHVTGARLHVIRAHGELTVRGIRRRDRPAFDPHTERNVSLHDSQILWEDRQLDAAYRLKHVDATLDAGAGETRLRIRLSLANNRAARVVLGADWQRLPARRAEMRGTFYLQGEQLPASKLPASLRARVARGTASLQVRGSMENGAIARAVGTASVEDARLADGPQLERVGLKFGWRRQARGWRMRVKDLEVDSAERSWRARAAGLVSLAVRNGQIAYRGWLSDAKVEDLMALLPDSDSIDALRPLIARAPAGQLADMQLSARVENGQLLRYRARGQFRDLSLAADADSAGFAGADGRFAFGRGAGTLTLRTRGLEIQHPGLFDGPMQFDSLRGDVRWRREDETVVMRSPKLSLSNEDFAASGPFELRVGAGRPYLDTRIALARGEVARTVDYLPVKILSPRATQWLEQALVAGKLVSGNVHVRGDIADFPFRHSDGDGVGEFEARLDIEQGILDYRPGWPRVESARAEICFRGPSVSVTSARARVLNSQIDAATLLIPDLREGELELSLSGHGPVDDIARYLQRSVLAESNIFERLTVSGDSRLALNLRLPLSKDIGEEPRVSGTVTFDRASLRIAPPGLEFTRIEGELAFSPEGFRAEHIDGRFQGQKVTVDVAPGEDKRTVAIVRGRLPARSLLADFEHPFVRQLRGKSLWQARLGLPGIGKPPADAEPRPLGFSLVSGLEDITVDLPQPLHKRAAERRLFRVVTAIGGDERQHPVRVQYGPDLSAVLLLTGEPGDMRVERGALNYARGLARLPRVGVTVKAALDEFSVEDWARRLRTQPSGTVRDGGASIALRQLDVAARRLRWSGRTFDNLRLEALQRDGRWMAQVRSAQVAGRVTLPVDRGSPEPLVAKLEHLDLQVGHDKGATMDARELPPLSVTVKALRFGNFEFSDVRLETSRMKNGLRLRELELSAPYFEGRAQGAWYVGDAAQKSRFDLVLDSNNLGELLRRWDLQHSMRDGIAHVEARLDWPDAPARFDLARLSGQASLRITGGRLRGLDPGPGRLLGLFNLGAIQRRLSLDFSDLFRTGFSFDTMGGDLAFRDANMYTDNTLIDGPAALIKITGRTGLVTHDYDQRVVVVPKIMSGLPLAGVLLGGPAVGAALFMAEKVLGELNGGVDEADGIVYTVTGPWETPRIKMVDKPRPASEPRRKFPATIRR from the coding sequence ATGAAGGCGCTGCCTGCACGCTGTCTTGCGGCTGTGCTATGGCTGGCGCTACTGCTCACGCTCGTGTTTGCCGGTATCCGACTGGCTACGCCCTGGCTTGCCGGGCAGCGCGCAACCATCGAAAAACTGGCTAGTGGGGCGCTTGACCGGTCGGTGTCCATCGGCGCCATCGACGCGGCGTGGGGCGGGCTTGAATTAAACGTGCGCCTGCGCGATGTAAAGGTCAAAAACGCCAGCGGCCGGGTGTTGCTGAGTTTCGACGAGGCCCGCGCGACCCCCGATCTGATGCACAGCCTTGTGCGCCGGCGTCTGGCGCTGGTCGGCCTGCACGTCACCGGCGCCAGACTGCACGTGATCCGTGCGCATGGCGAGTTGACCGTGCGTGGCATCAGACGGCGGGACCGCCCGGCATTTGACCCTCACACTGAAAGAAACGTGTCGTTGCATGACAGTCAGATCCTCTGGGAAGACCGGCAGCTCGATGCCGCTTACCGCCTGAAACACGTAGACGCCACACTCGATGCCGGTGCCGGGGAGACTCGACTGCGCATCCGACTGTCCCTGGCTAATAATCGCGCGGCGCGCGTCGTGCTGGGGGCGGATTGGCAGCGATTGCCGGCGCGGCGCGCGGAAATGCGCGGAACATTTTATTTGCAGGGCGAGCAATTGCCGGCATCGAAGCTGCCCGCCTCGCTGCGCGCGAGAGTTGCGCGCGGCACCGCTTCGTTGCAGGTTCGGGGTAGCATGGAGAACGGCGCGATCGCGCGCGCTGTGGGCACAGCCAGTGTCGAAGACGCGAGGCTGGCTGACGGCCCGCAGCTCGAAAGAGTCGGACTGAAGTTCGGATGGCGGCGCCAGGCGCGCGGCTGGCGAATGCGGGTCAAAGATCTCGAAGTGGACAGTGCCGAACGCAGTTGGCGCGCCAGGGCAGCCGGTCTGGTTTCGCTCGCCGTGCGCAACGGGCAGATTGCTTACCGCGGCTGGCTGAGTGACGCAAAGGTCGAGGACCTGATGGCGTTGCTGCCTGACAGCGATAGCATCGATGCTTTGCGCCCGCTCATTGCGCGAGCGCCCGCGGGTCAGCTTGCGGACATGCAGCTGTCGGCGAGGGTTGAAAACGGCCAGCTTCTGCGCTACCGGGCACGCGGACAGTTTCGTGACCTGAGCCTGGCGGCGGACGCCGATTCGGCGGGTTTCGCGGGCGCTGACGGCCGCTTCGCGTTCGGTCGCGGCGCGGGGACTTTGACGTTGCGCACCCGTGGACTCGAAATCCAGCATCCGGGACTGTTCGACGGGCCAATGCAATTCGACTCGCTACGGGGCGATGTGCGCTGGCGGCGTGAAGACGAAACGGTGGTCATGCGGTCGCCCAAACTTTCGCTGAGCAACGAGGACTTCGCCGCAAGCGGGCCTTTTGAACTGCGCGTGGGCGCAGGCCGGCCATACCTCGATACGCGGATCGCGCTCGCTCGCGGCGAGGTGGCCAGAACCGTCGATTACCTGCCCGTGAAGATTCTCTCGCCCAGAGCGACCCAATGGCTGGAGCAGGCGCTGGTCGCGGGCAAGCTTGTATCCGGCAATGTGCATGTCCGGGGCGATATCGCCGATTTTCCCTTTCGCCATAGCGACGGCGATGGTGTCGGTGAATTCGAGGCGCGACTCGATATCGAACAAGGCATCCTGGATTATCGTCCCGGCTGGCCGCGAGTAGAGTCAGCGCGAGCTGAAATCTGCTTTCGTGGCCCATCGGTGTCCGTCACAAGCGCGCGTGCGCGGGTGCTGAACAGCCAGATCGATGCCGCGACTCTCCTGATTCCGGATCTGCGGGAAGGCGAGCTGGAACTGTCGCTAAGCGGTCACGGACCGGTAGATGACATCGCGCGGTATCTGCAGCGGTCGGTGCTTGCTGAGTCGAACATATTCGAGCGGCTCACTGTCAGCGGCGACAGCCGGCTCGCGCTCAACCTGAGGTTGCCGCTTTCCAAAGACATTGGCGAGGAGCCACGGGTGTCAGGCACGGTAACGTTCGACCGCGCGAGTTTGCGCATCGCGCCGCCCGGCCTCGAATTTACCCGTATCGAAGGCGAGCTCGCGTTCAGCCCGGAAGGCTTCAGGGCCGAGCACATAGATGGGCGGTTCCAGGGGCAAAAGGTAACGGTAGATGTTGCACCTGGCGAAGACAAACGCACGGTCGCTATCGTGCGCGGTCGTCTGCCGGCGCGCTCGCTGCTTGCGGATTTCGAGCATCCATTTGTGCGGCAACTACGGGGCAAGTCGCTATGGCAGGCGCGTCTGGGGCTGCCCGGGATCGGCAAACCTCCGGCGGACGCCGAGCCGCGGCCGCTCGGGTTCAGCCTCGTGTCCGGCCTAGAAGACATCACGGTCGATCTTCCACAGCCGTTGCATAAGCGCGCGGCCGAGCGCCGGCTGTTTCGCGTCGTCACCGCGATTGGCGGCGATGAACGACAGCACCCCGTTCGCGTGCAGTACGGGCCCGATCTTTCCGCCGTGCTGTTGCTGACCGGGGAGCCGGGCGACATGCGCGTCGAACGCGGCGCGCTTAACTATGCCCGCGGGCTGGCGAGACTGCCGCGCGTGGGCGTTACCGTGAAGGCCGCGCTGGATGAATTCTCCGTGGAGGACTGGGCGCGCCGGCTGCGAACGCAACCGTCTGGAACCGTGCGGGACGGTGGCGCTTCCATTGCCTTGCGACAACTGGACGTGGCCGCCCGGCGTTTGCGGTGGTCGGGACGGACATTTGATAATCTGCGGCTCGAGGCCCTGCAACGCGACGGACGGTGGATGGCGCAGGTTCGCTCCGCGCAGGTTGCGGGCCGTGTCACGTTGCCAGTCGATCGCGGTTCACCCGAGCCGCTGGTGGCGAAGCTCGAGCACCTTGATCTGCAGGTGGGTCATGACAAGGGTGCTACGATGGATGCGCGCGAGCTGCCGCCGCTGAGTGTGACGGTCAAGGCGCTGCGCTTCGGCAACTTCGAATTCAGCGATGTGCGTCTGGAAACGTCGCGGATGAAAAACGGTCTGCGGTTGCGCGAGCTGGAACTCTCGGCGCCTTATTTCGAAGGTCGGGCGCAGGGCGCCTGGTACGTTGGGGATGCCGCTCAAAAATCCCGTTTCGACCTGGTGCTGGACAGCAACAATCTCGGTGAACTGTTGCGGCGCTGGGATCTACAGCACAGCATGCGCGATGGCATCGCGCACGTCGAGGCGCGGCTCGACTGGCCTGACGCGCCCGCCCGTTTCGATCTCGCGCGCTTAAGCGGGCAGGCCAGCTTGCGGATCACGGGCGGCAGATTGCGCGGCCTCGATCCGGGGCCAGGGCGCCTGCTGGGCCTGTTCAATCTGGGTGCTATCCAGCGGCGGCTGTCGCTGGACTTCAGCGATCTGTTCAGAACCGGCTTCAGCTTCGATACCATGGGCGGCGACCTGGCGTTTCGCGACGCCAACATGTACACAGACAACACGTTAATCGATGGCCCGGCCGCGCTGATCAAGATTACCGGCCGTACCGGGCTGGTGACTCACGATTACGATCAGCGGGTGGTGGTCGTGCCCAAGATCATGTCGGGCCTGCCGCTTGCCGGCGTATTACTGGGTGGTCCGGCGGTTGGTGCGGCGCTATTCATGGCGGAAAAGGTGCTCGGTGAACTCAACGGGGGCGTCGATGAAGCGGATGGCATTGTCTATACGGTAACTGGCCCTTGGGAAACGCCACGGATCAAGATGGTCGATAAGCCCAGGCCGGCGTCCGAACCGAGGCGGAAATTTCCAGCTACCATACGCAGGTAA
- a CDS encoding carbon-nitrogen hydrolase family protein — protein sequence MHKMAAVQMASGPNVEANLLEAERLIARAAEAGAELVVLPENFAIMGMSEIDKVTIRERAGQGRIQKYLSFQARRHGVWIVGGTIPLECEDPGKIAAACLLFDASGRQVARYDKIHLFDVHIVESGERYVESETITSGDDVVVVDTPFGRLGLAVCYDLRFPEMFRALLDRNAEIVALPAAFTAMTGKAHWECLVRARAIENLIYMVAAAQGGYHVNGRETFGDSMVVDPWGHVLDRLRHGSGVVVACVDRGRLESTRRNFPAIAHRKLSGDKLNQGTLNQTYSTKVKTL from the coding sequence ATGCATAAGATGGCGGCTGTCCAGATGGCGTCCGGGCCCAACGTCGAGGCGAATTTGCTGGAGGCGGAGCGGCTCATCGCCAGGGCGGCGGAGGCGGGCGCGGAGCTGGTGGTGCTGCCCGAGAACTTCGCCATCATGGGCATGTCCGAAATTGATAAGGTTACAATTCGCGAACGCGCGGGTCAGGGCCGTATCCAGAAATATCTCTCTTTCCAGGCGCGTCGGCACGGTGTCTGGATCGTCGGCGGAACCATTCCGCTGGAATGCGAGGACCCTGGCAAGATTGCCGCAGCCTGCCTGTTGTTCGATGCAAGTGGCCGGCAGGTCGCCCGTTACGACAAGATACACCTGTTCGACGTGCACATCGTGGAAAGTGGCGAGCGCTACGTCGAATCCGAGACGATCACCAGCGGCGACGATGTGGTTGTGGTCGATACGCCGTTCGGCCGGCTGGGACTGGCGGTCTGTTACGATTTGAGGTTCCCGGAGATGTTTCGCGCCCTGCTGGACCGCAACGCGGAAATTGTGGCGCTGCCCGCGGCGTTCACCGCCATGACCGGCAAGGCGCACTGGGAGTGCCTGGTGCGGGCGCGCGCCATCGAGAACCTGATTTACATGGTGGCGGCCGCACAGGGCGGCTACCACGTAAACGGCCGCGAAACTTTCGGCGACAGCATGGTGGTAGATCCCTGGGGTCACGTACTGGACCGCCTGCGGCACGGGTCCGGCGTGGTCGTGGCTTGTGTGGATCGAGGCCGGCTGGAATCGACGCGGCGCAATTTTCCGGCGATTGCTCATCGCAAACTGAGTGGGGATAAATTGAATCAGGGCACGTTGAATCAGACTTACTCAACCAAGGTTAAAACGCTATGA
- the tldD gene encoding metalloprotease TldD — protein MTAAIDIARQHILEPSGLDDNKLGNVLSTLLGSAIDSGDLYFQISRHEGWSLEDGTVKGASYSIERGVGVRAMSGEKTGFAYSDDIVLPALMDASTAARAIARGSASGQLAAWSGNQGHALYLPDSPLESMSEQGKVDLLQQVDNEARRQDPRVTQVMVSLSGVHEVILVAASDGTLAADVRPLVRLNVGVIAEQNGRREQGSAGGGGRSGYAFFIDKDRALGYAREAVRQALLNLDAVDAPAGNMTVVLGPGWPGVLLHEAIGHGLEGDFNRKGTSAFSGRMGERVASPGVTVVDDGTLAGRRGSLNMDDEGTPTQCTTLIEDGILTGFIQDKLNARLMGVRSTGNGRRESYAHLPMPRMTNTYMLAGQHDPQEIIASVDKGFYAVNFGGGQVDITSGKFVFSTSEAYLIENGKLTHPVKGATLIGNGPDVLTRVSMVGNDLQLDEGVGTCGKEGQSVPVGVGQPTLRIDGLTVGGTG, from the coding sequence ATGACGGCAGCTATCGACATCGCACGCCAGCACATCCTGGAGCCTTCGGGGCTCGACGACAACAAACTCGGCAACGTGCTGTCCACTTTGCTGGGTTCGGCCATCGACAGCGGCGATCTTTATTTTCAGATCAGCCGGCACGAAGGCTGGTCGCTGGAAGACGGCACCGTCAAGGGCGCCAGTTACAGCATCGAGCGTGGCGTGGGTGTGCGCGCGATGAGCGGCGAGAAGACCGGCTTCGCCTACTCGGACGACATCGTGCTGCCGGCGCTGATGGACGCCTCCACCGCGGCGCGGGCCATCGCGCGGGGGTCCGCCAGCGGCCAGCTCGCCGCCTGGTCCGGCAATCAGGGCCACGCGTTGTATCTGCCCGACAGCCCGCTGGAGTCCATGAGCGAGCAGGGTAAGGTGGATCTTCTGCAGCAGGTCGATAATGAGGCGCGACGCCAGGATCCGCGCGTAACACAGGTGATGGTGAGTCTTTCCGGTGTGCACGAAGTAATTCTGGTAGCGGCCAGCGATGGCACCCTGGCGGCGGACGTCCGCCCACTGGTGAGGCTGAACGTGGGCGTGATCGCCGAACAGAATGGACGCCGGGAGCAGGGCAGCGCCGGCGGCGGCGGTCGCTCGGGCTATGCTTTTTTTATCGATAAGGATCGAGCGCTGGGCTACGCGCGCGAGGCCGTGCGGCAGGCGCTGCTGAACCTGGATGCCGTGGACGCGCCGGCCGGCAACATGACGGTTGTGCTGGGACCGGGCTGGCCCGGCGTGCTGCTACACGAGGCCATCGGCCACGGTCTGGAAGGCGACTTCAACCGCAAGGGCACCTCGGCCTTCAGCGGTCGTATGGGCGAAAGAGTGGCGAGCCCCGGGGTGACCGTGGTCGATGACGGCACCCTGGCCGGTCGTCGCGGCTCGCTCAATATGGACGACGAAGGCACGCCCACGCAGTGCACAACCCTGATCGAGGACGGCATTCTGACCGGCTTCATCCAGGACAAGCTCAACGCGCGGCTGATGGGCGTGCGCTCTACTGGCAACGGTCGGCGCGAGTCGTACGCGCACCTGCCCATGCCACGCATGACCAACACCTACATGCTCGCGGGCCAACATGATCCGCAGGAGATCATCGCCTCGGTGGATAAAGGATTCTATGCCGTCAACTTCGGCGGCGGTCAGGTCGATATCACTTCGGGCAAGTTCGTGTTTTCGACCTCCGAGGCGTATCTGATCGAAAACGGCAAGCTCACCCATCCGGTCAAGGGCGCGACCCTGATCGGTAACGGGCCGGACGTGCTGACGCGGGTGTCCATGGTCGGCAACGACTTGCAACTGGACGAAGGCGTCGGTACCTGCGGCAAGGAAGGTCAGAGCGTGCCGGTTGGCGTGGGGCAGCCAACCTTGCGCATTGACGGGCTCACCGTCGGTGGCACCGGCTAG
- the pmbA gene encoding metalloprotease PmbA, protein MSQLQTTQRSLDDLKSLAAQVLEEAKRQGASSVEVDVSVDSGLSVTARMGDVETLEHHKDQGLGVTIYLGTRKGSSSTSDLRPEAMRETVEAACRIARYTAEDECAGLADPDLISRDYPDLDLDHPWELAPEQAVELAIECEAAARAVDNRISNSEGASVSRLRGMSVYGNSHGFIGGYRATRHSLSCAVIGQHDGHMQRDYWYTVARESELLDSAQTVGRIAAERTLRRLDSRQLNTRQVPVIFEASAARSLLGHFVGAISGGALYRKASFLLDQVGKPVFPEFVHIHEQPHLKDAMGSAPFDNEGVATKARDLISGGVLQGYVLASYSARRLGLQSTGNAGGVHNLIIEPGAHDLPGLMAELGEGLLVTELIGHGVNPVTGDYSRGAAGFWIEQGEIQYPVEEITIAGNLKEMFKSIQAVGNDVDKRGNIRSGSILIGPMTIAGA, encoded by the coding sequence ATGAGCCAGCTTCAAACCACGCAACGCAGCCTTGACGACCTCAAAAGCCTGGCCGCGCAGGTGCTCGAAGAAGCTAAACGCCAGGGCGCCAGCAGCGTCGAGGTGGACGTGAGCGTGGATTCCGGCTTGTCCGTAACCGCGCGCATGGGCGACGTCGAAACCCTGGAACATCACAAGGATCAAGGCTTGGGTGTCACCATTTATCTCGGTACCCGCAAGGGTTCCAGCAGTACTTCGGATTTGCGGCCGGAAGCCATGCGGGAGACGGTGGAGGCCGCCTGCCGCATAGCGCGTTACACCGCCGAGGACGAGTGCGCGGGCCTTGCCGACCCCGATCTCATCAGCCGCGATTACCCCGATCTGGACCTGGACCATCCCTGGGAATTAGCCCCGGAGCAGGCGGTGGAGCTGGCGATCGAGTGCGAAGCGGCGGCCCGCGCGGTGGATAACCGCATCTCCAACTCGGAGGGCGCAAGTGTCAGCCGACTGCGCGGCATGTCCGTGTACGGCAACAGTCACGGATTTATCGGCGGCTACCGCGCCACCCGGCATTCATTGAGTTGCGCGGTCATCGGTCAGCACGACGGCCACATGCAGCGCGATTACTGGTACACGGTGGCGCGCGAAAGCGAGCTGCTGGATTCGGCGCAAACCGTGGGCCGTATCGCGGCCGAACGCACCCTGCGGCGGCTGGATTCCCGGCAGCTAAACACCCGCCAAGTGCCGGTGATCTTCGAAGCCAGTGCCGCGCGTAGTCTGCTCGGGCACTTCGTCGGCGCGATCAGTGGCGGTGCGCTTTACCGCAAGGCGTCGTTTCTGCTCGATCAGGTCGGCAAGCCCGTGTTCCCGGAGTTCGTCCACATTCATGAGCAGCCGCATCTGAAAGACGCGATGGGCAGCGCCCCGTTCGACAACGAAGGCGTGGCGACAAAGGCGCGCGACCTGATCAGTGGCGGCGTGTTACAAGGCTACGTACTGGCGAGCTACTCGGCGCGGCGCCTGGGTCTGCAGAGCACGGGCAACGCCGGCGGCGTGCACAATCTGATTATCGAGCCGGGCGCGCACGATCTGCCGGGGCTTATGGCGGAACTGGGTGAAGGCCTGCTGGTGACCGAGCTGATCGGCCACGGTGTCAATCCGGTGACCGGCGATTATTCGCGCGGCGCAGCCGGCTTCTGGATAGAGCAAGGCGAGATTCAGTACCCGGTGGAAGAGATCACCATTGCCGGCAATCTCAAAGAGATGTTCAAGAGCATTCAGGCCGTCGGCAACGACGTGGACAAGCGCGGCAATATCCGCAGCGGCTCCATTCTGATCGGGCCCATGACCATCGCCGGCGCCTGA
- a CDS encoding DUF3108 domain-containing protein, which produces MRVLTTALLGMICAIAPLTLYAADAQIPDFTARYVIKKAGLNVIATTISLTRGPENIVYRSEAEPIGMASWFVGDHRIYEQALLEQVDGQVIPLTYRYTHQRSDENRNEYYRYNWTGHVARTNYRGTPRTFRIPDGTLDNFTLQLALIQDAQNGRKTLTYPVISKGELKTYTFTSIGQETIETPLGEFDTVKLERRKEDEENTTYTTWYAAELKYLPVQVENREDGDVVLSLLLDEVEWR; this is translated from the coding sequence ATGCGAGTTCTGACCACGGCGCTTCTGGGCATGATATGCGCGATCGCCCCGCTCACTTTATATGCCGCGGATGCTCAGATACCGGACTTCACCGCGCGCTATGTCATCAAGAAAGCCGGACTGAACGTCATCGCCACGACCATCAGTTTGACGCGCGGGCCGGAAAACATTGTGTACCGTTCCGAGGCCGAACCAATCGGTATGGCCTCCTGGTTTGTCGGCGACCACAGAATTTACGAGCAGGCTTTGCTGGAACAGGTGGACGGGCAGGTCATCCCGCTGACCTACCGGTACACGCATCAGCGCAGCGACGAAAACCGCAACGAGTATTACCGCTACAACTGGACGGGTCACGTCGCGCGGACCAACTACCGCGGCACACCACGCACATTCAGGATTCCCGATGGGACGCTGGATAACTTCACGCTGCAACTGGCGCTGATTCAGGACGCCCAAAACGGCCGCAAGACCCTAACCTACCCCGTGATCTCGAAGGGCGAACTGAAGACCTACACCTTCACCAGCATAGGACAGGAAACCATCGAGACACCTCTGGGCGAGTTCGACACAGTCAAACTGGAGCGCCGTAAGGAGGACGAGGAAAACACCACGTATACCACCTGGTACGCGGCCGAACTCAAATACCTGCCGGTGCAGGTCGAAAATCGCGAGGACGGCGACGTGGTGCTGAGCCTGCTGCTCGACGAAGTGGAATGGCGCTAA